Proteins encoded together in one Streptomyces roseifaciens window:
- a CDS encoding type I polyketide synthase has protein sequence MDAFAPEHTVAVVGMGCRFPQAAGTDEFWHNLVAGRDCITAVPRERFDIAPFHADTPGTPGKTVSRHGGFLDDPFSFDAAFFGISPAEATGLDPQHRLLLPVVWEALESAGIAPSSLAGSRSGVFIGQATADYADGAGPAGHTLGDVTGSHLRAMAAGRISYALDLRGPSMTLDTACSSSLVAVHAARRSLLCGESRLAVAGGVNVILSPQDAIAYSQASMLSPDGRCKFGDAGADGFVRSEGAGVVVLKLLADALRDGDPVLALLTGSAVTNDGRGSGLLLKPAVSGQVDMLTAACADAGIRPAGLAYVEAHGTGTPVGDTVELRALARALEDLPAGRRMRTGSVKSNIGHTEAAAGIAGLIKTVLVARHGLVPASLHQHTPHPLLARPGFPVEVVTRNEPLCREQDSAGDPDRQVVLGVSSFGLSGTNAHVVVARYETAPAPLPPAPRQTEPSWARPVHLLVLSARSRASLERLAAAYAGHLGPDGAGRDHRLHDICATAALRRDAHPYRLWATGTDHDDLARTLRDLAAGTATPHGAYGTGVFGPPRRTVLVFPGQGSQWAGMGRSLLASSPAFARALHACAEAVRHETGWSPAELLTAPADAFPTTVDKVQPLLWAMEVALAAHWQDMGITADVCMGHSMGEVAAAVVSGALTTEQGAAVICRRSRLMQNAAGHGGLLATELAGPQAQEIARQEGPGVSVAAENAPTATVLAGDLAALQRIKDRLDSAGVFSRFVKADVASHSPFMDGPAAELTGRLADLAPSAAGTPLYSTVRCAPVDGHELDGSYWAANLREPVRFHDSVQALAKADESVFIEVSPHPVLQAAMEETLREAGAGGAVVTSAHRDGDESADLASALGRVFAAGGGVAWERWFGGPARHVPLPAYPWDEQHLRRAPATGSGTAPGQAGGVTADFPQDARAAAVSLRGLMPVPPVVHLRALYEAVTAAAQEQAADDRAEGEGDGAQRAREGAFVIKDARLAAGSAGITAAAGPTLRARLGSPLEGARPALVEAVPTARGAAAPVTCLTATVHAVPGPGEAADAASGASSVSGLSDAKGGPRRLEDAVGAALARCHSYRTPGRFLLGATQRGYGIPDAYAGTLQHLWRRNGESVAYVARPDGLGQAAWEACLLPLLAAVPTGLPGRHAYHPESFDEVRFLDELTPHFWVMTTFTSFQAGERARASVVVVGTHGGKLAEFRGIRLRRLPGPAGTGSRTGSARRLPEFAAHLAEGAVQAPRALASALRGVMDPARTRVFGNSAAIPARVPAEPVSPAHPEPRSGHEAEGASQLPARTSRDAGPEAAPEAAGPTALVQGAARLLAMAADRIDPRRPLRDYGLDSLMATRLRQQLLAEHGLVVSVSRLLGGESAERLGRELLGAEAV, from the coding sequence ATGGACGCCTTCGCTCCCGAGCACACCGTCGCCGTGGTGGGGATGGGATGCCGGTTCCCGCAGGCCGCCGGAACCGACGAGTTCTGGCACAACCTCGTCGCCGGGCGGGACTGCATCACAGCCGTCCCCCGCGAGCGGTTCGACATAGCCCCGTTCCACGCCGACACACCGGGCACGCCGGGGAAGACCGTCTCCCGGCACGGCGGCTTCCTGGACGACCCGTTCTCCTTCGACGCCGCCTTCTTCGGCATCTCGCCCGCCGAGGCCACAGGGCTCGACCCCCAGCACCGGCTGCTGCTGCCGGTGGTCTGGGAGGCGCTGGAGTCCGCCGGCATCGCCCCCTCCTCCCTGGCCGGCAGCAGGAGCGGCGTCTTCATCGGGCAGGCCACCGCGGACTACGCCGACGGGGCCGGCCCGGCCGGGCACACCCTCGGCGACGTCACCGGGAGCCACCTGCGCGCGATGGCCGCGGGCCGCATCTCCTACGCCCTCGACCTGCGCGGCCCGAGCATGACCCTGGACACCGCCTGCTCGTCGTCCCTGGTCGCCGTGCACGCCGCACGCCGCAGCCTGCTCTGCGGCGAGAGCCGGCTGGCCGTGGCCGGAGGCGTCAACGTGATCCTCTCCCCGCAGGACGCCATCGCCTACTCGCAGGCCTCGATGCTCTCCCCCGACGGCCGCTGCAAGTTCGGCGATGCCGGCGCCGACGGATTCGTACGCAGCGAGGGGGCCGGTGTCGTCGTCCTCAAACTCCTCGCGGACGCCCTGCGTGACGGCGATCCCGTCCTCGCCCTGCTGACCGGCAGCGCAGTGACCAACGACGGTCGGGGCAGCGGCCTGCTGCTCAAGCCGGCGGTCTCCGGGCAGGTCGACATGCTCACCGCCGCCTGCGCGGACGCCGGGATACGCCCCGCCGGCCTCGCCTACGTCGAGGCCCACGGCACCGGCACGCCGGTCGGCGACACGGTCGAACTGCGCGCCCTGGCCCGGGCCCTGGAGGACCTGCCCGCCGGGCGGCGGATGCGCACGGGCTCGGTCAAGAGCAACATCGGCCACACGGAGGCCGCGGCCGGCATCGCCGGACTGATCAAGACGGTCCTCGTCGCCCGCCACGGCCTCGTCCCCGCCTCCCTGCACCAGCACACCCCGCACCCCCTGCTCGCGCGCCCGGGCTTCCCCGTCGAGGTCGTCACCCGCAACGAGCCCCTGTGCCGGGAGCAGGACTCCGCCGGGGACCCGGACCGGCAGGTGGTGCTGGGGGTCAGCTCCTTCGGCCTCTCCGGCACCAACGCCCACGTCGTCGTCGCCCGGTACGAGACCGCCCCGGCCCCGCTTCCGCCGGCCCCCCGGCAGACGGAGCCGTCCTGGGCGCGGCCCGTCCACCTGCTCGTCCTCAGCGCCCGCTCCCGGGCCTCCCTCGAACGCCTGGCCGCCGCCTACGCCGGCCACCTCGGCCCGGACGGCGCGGGCAGGGACCACCGGCTGCACGACATCTGCGCCACCGCCGCCCTGCGCCGCGACGCCCACCCCTACCGCCTGTGGGCCACCGGCACGGACCACGACGACCTCGCCCGCACCCTGCGCGACCTGGCCGCCGGCACCGCCACTCCCCACGGCGCCTACGGGACGGGCGTCTTCGGCCCCCCGCGCCGCACCGTGCTCGTCTTCCCGGGGCAGGGCTCGCAGTGGGCGGGCATGGGCCGGTCCCTGCTGGCCTCCTCCCCCGCCTTCGCACGCGCCCTGCACGCCTGCGCCGAGGCCGTCCGGCACGAGACCGGCTGGTCGCCCGCCGAGCTCCTCACCGCACCGGCGGACGCCTTCCCCACCACGGTGGACAAGGTCCAGCCCCTGCTGTGGGCCATGGAAGTCGCCCTCGCCGCCCACTGGCAGGACATGGGCATCACAGCAGACGTCTGCATGGGCCACAGCATGGGAGAGGTGGCCGCCGCCGTCGTCTCCGGCGCCCTGACCACCGAGCAGGGGGCGGCCGTCATCTGCCGTCGCAGCCGTCTCATGCAGAACGCGGCCGGGCACGGCGGTCTGCTCGCCACCGAACTGGCGGGCCCCCAGGCGCAGGAGATCGCCCGGCAGGAGGGCCCGGGCGTGAGCGTGGCCGCGGAGAACGCCCCCACCGCCACCGTCCTCGCCGGAGACCTGGCCGCCCTGCAGCGCATCAAGGACCGCCTGGACTCCGCGGGCGTCTTCAGCCGCTTCGTCAAGGCCGACGTCGCCTCCCACTCCCCCTTCATGGACGGGCCCGCGGCCGAACTCACCGGCCGGCTGGCGGATCTGGCCCCGTCGGCGGCCGGTACACCCCTGTACTCCACCGTCCGCTGCGCGCCCGTGGACGGCCACGAGCTGGACGGCTCCTACTGGGCGGCCAATCTGCGCGAACCCGTGCGCTTCCACGACAGCGTCCAGGCCCTGGCCAAGGCCGATGAGTCCGTCTTCATCGAGGTCAGCCCCCACCCCGTCCTCCAGGCCGCCATGGAGGAGACCCTCCGCGAGGCCGGTGCCGGCGGTGCCGTCGTCACCTCCGCCCACCGCGACGGCGACGAGAGCGCGGACCTGGCCTCGGCGCTCGGGCGGGTCTTCGCCGCAGGCGGCGGCGTCGCATGGGAGCGCTGGTTCGGCGGCCCGGCCCGCCACGTACCCCTGCCCGCCTACCCCTGGGACGAGCAGCACCTGCGCCGCGCCCCCGCCACGGGCTCCGGCACCGCCCCCGGGCAGGCGGGCGGCGTCACCGCCGACTTCCCCCAGGACGCCCGAGCCGCCGCCGTCTCGCTGCGCGGCCTGATGCCCGTCCCCCCGGTCGTCCACCTGCGTGCCCTGTACGAGGCCGTCACCGCCGCTGCGCAAGAGCAGGCCGCGGACGACCGGGCGGAGGGCGAGGGGGACGGGGCGCAGCGCGCGAGGGAGGGGGCCTTCGTCATCAAGGACGCGCGCCTCGCCGCCGGGTCCGCGGGCATCACCGCCGCCGCCGGGCCGACGCTCCGGGCCCGCCTGGGCAGCCCGCTCGAAGGGGCCCGCCCCGCGCTGGTCGAAGCCGTGCCGACCGCGCGCGGTGCGGCCGCTCCGGTGACGTGCCTGACCGCGACCGTGCATGCGGTACCGGGCCCCGGCGAGGCCGCCGACGCCGCGTCCGGTGCATCCAGCGTGTCCGGCCTCTCCGACGCAAAGGGCGGGCCGCGCCGGCTCGAGGACGCCGTCGGTGCGGCCCTCGCGCGCTGCCACTCCTACCGGACGCCCGGCCGGTTCCTCCTGGGCGCGACGCAGCGCGGCTACGGCATCCCCGACGCCTACGCGGGGACGCTCCAGCACCTGTGGCGGCGCAACGGGGAATCGGTGGCCTACGTGGCCCGCCCGGACGGCCTCGGGCAGGCGGCCTGGGAGGCATGCCTGCTGCCGCTGCTGGCCGCCGTGCCCACGGGCCTGCCCGGCCGCCACGCCTACCACCCCGAGTCCTTCGACGAGGTGCGGTTTCTGGACGAACTGACGCCCCACTTCTGGGTGATGACCACTTTCACCTCGTTCCAGGCGGGTGAGAGAGCGCGTGCCAGTGTGGTCGTGGTGGGAACGCACGGCGGAAAACTGGCCGAATTCCGTGGCATCCGGCTGCGGCGTCTTCCCGGGCCCGCCGGCACCGGTTCACGGACCGGTTCCGCACGACGGCTGCCGGAATTCGCGGCCCACCTTGCGGAAGGCGCGGTACAGGCTCCCCGCGCCCTGGCTTCCGCGCTGCGCGGGGTCATGGACCCGGCCCGTACGCGCGTATTCGGGAATTCCGCCGCTATTCCCGCACGCGTTCCGGCAGAACCCGTCTCCCCCGCCCATCCGGAACCGCGATCCGGCCATGAAGCGGAAGGCGCCTCCCAGTTGCCCGCACGGACGAGCCGGGACGCCGGCCCCGAGGCGGCTCCGGAGGCGGCCGGGCCGACGGCACTGGTCCAGGGGGCGGCCCGCCTCCTGGCCATGGCCGCCGACCGCATCGACCCCCGGCGTCCCCTGCGGGACTATGGCCTGGATTCACTCATGGCCACCCGGCTGCGGCAGCAACTGCTGGCCGAGCACGGTCTGGTGGTGTCCGTCTCCCGGCTGCTGGGCGGGGAGAGCGCCGAGCGCCTGGGCCGCGAACTGCTAGGAGCCGAGGCCGTCTAA
- a CDS encoding MFS transporter translates to MLRVSLLALGALAVGTDAYMTAGLLPQIASDFHGSAATAGQLVTVFALSYALLAPLAQAALGRLGMRRTLLVSLAVFTLANAAGAAAPGVFALAGTRVAAGAAAGVFMPTAAAAAALLAGPERRGRALALVLGGLSCGTVLGVPAGLLLAGHTGWRSALWLVTAVGAAALLGSALLLPSLQTPPPPSPAERVAQLKDPRTAAAVLTTFCQTVAGLGLYTYLLPVLEAAGTGPGGVGLWVWGLGGVLGSLAIGPLLDRIPRPGLLTGWLLAALALVLAAIPLVPGPVWLWPLLAAWGAAGWAFVVPQQHRLLAAGPARGAAALALNSSATYLGGSAGAALGGAALAAGLAPRALPLAAAGCAVLALAVHLAGLRYGPGPDAPPGSAARTVPRDLPATPQQSP, encoded by the coding sequence GTGCTGCGCGTGAGCCTGCTGGCCCTGGGCGCCCTGGCGGTGGGCACCGATGCCTACATGACCGCCGGACTGCTGCCGCAGATCGCCAGCGACTTCCACGGGTCCGCCGCGACGGCCGGGCAGCTGGTGACCGTCTTCGCCCTCTCCTACGCCCTCCTCGCCCCGCTCGCGCAGGCCGCGCTGGGACGCCTGGGCATGCGCCGGACGCTGCTCGTCTCCCTGGCGGTGTTCACCCTGGCCAATGCCGCCGGCGCCGCCGCACCCGGCGTGTTCGCCCTGGCGGGCACGCGCGTGGCGGCGGGCGCGGCGGCCGGTGTCTTCATGCCCACCGCCGCGGCGGCCGCCGCCCTCCTGGCCGGGCCCGAGCGCCGCGGCCGGGCCCTGGCCCTGGTCCTCGGCGGGCTGAGCTGCGGCACCGTCCTCGGCGTCCCCGCGGGCCTGCTGCTCGCCGGCCACACCGGGTGGCGCTCCGCCCTGTGGCTGGTGACCGCCGTCGGCGCCGCCGCCCTCCTGGGCTCGGCCCTCCTGCTGCCCTCCCTGCAGACCCCGCCGCCGCCTTCGCCGGCCGAACGCGTCGCCCAGCTGAAGGACCCGCGGACCGCCGCGGCCGTGCTGACGACCTTCTGCCAGACCGTCGCCGGCCTGGGGCTGTACACCTACCTGCTGCCGGTGCTGGAGGCCGCGGGCACGGGACCCGGCGGCGTCGGGCTGTGGGTGTGGGGGCTGGGAGGCGTCCTGGGAAGTCTCGCCATCGGTCCGCTGCTGGACCGCATCCCCCGCCCCGGCCTGCTGACCGGATGGCTGCTGGCCGCGCTGGCACTGGTCCTGGCGGCGATCCCCCTGGTCCCCGGCCCGGTGTGGCTGTGGCCGCTGCTGGCCGCGTGGGGCGCGGCGGGCTGGGCCTTCGTCGTGCCCCAGCAGCACCGCCTGCTGGCCGCCGGGCCCGCCCGTGGCGCCGCGGCCCTCGCCCTCAACAGCTCGGCCACCTACCTCGGCGGGTCGGCCGGCGCCGCCCTCGGCGGTGCGGCCCTCGCGGCGGGCCTCGCCCCCCGCGCCCTGCCCCTGGCCGCCGCCGGGTGCGCCGTCCTCGCCCTGGCCGTCCACCTCGCCGGCCTCCGGTACGGGCCCGGGCCCGACGCCCCGCCCGGCTCCGCCGCCCGCACCGTCCCCCGGGACCTGCCGGCGACACCGCAGCAATCCCCGTGA
- a CDS encoding glutamate--tRNA ligase has protein sequence MQDRDVIDSWFPADLRSCEVWEERFAPRRLPADAHVTRFAPSPTGSMHLGGLYVALLAQEAAQRSGGTYLVRIEDTDKRREVAGAAEEFERVFGYFGLVPDEGGTRQGAWGPYLQSQREGVYLSYVRELVRNGLAYPCFCSPEQLARNTDEQQRTRSPIGYYGKWAHCRGLETDRVQERVAAGEEFTVRFRCPVGLPGRVRFRDRVRGALTMLDNGNDIVILKSAEQGRRLPTYHFAHVVDDHLMRVTLVIRGEEWISSLPVHHQLHRALGFTPPQYAHIAPLMKVEGSSRRKLSKRKDPESAAAFYLTTGYPAAAVRHYLRGLANSRLADLPADRARTEPVRLEEAGLAGPMVDLGKLRSVSRDYIASLPAGDALRELSAWAEGHDAELARVLHARRDLALQALEIGRNGTGTPRKDLACWSEFRRAYGFFFPELHTPVHSLDDLRLGLPAGQVAGLVTDLAGSYRHAGPAEDWFAQWRDLAQRHGFAPDVRTYRADPQAFHGSVREVINVLRVCVTGTGHSPDLFQIARALGETELLRRIRPLAAAAAAARAAV, from the coding sequence ATGCAGGACCGTGACGTCATCGATTCGTGGTTCCCCGCCGACCTGCGCTCCTGCGAGGTCTGGGAGGAGCGCTTCGCACCGCGCAGGCTCCCCGCGGACGCCCACGTGACGCGTTTCGCCCCCAGCCCGACCGGGTCGATGCACCTGGGCGGGCTGTACGTGGCCCTGCTCGCCCAGGAGGCGGCGCAGCGCAGCGGCGGCACCTATCTGGTGCGCATCGAGGACACCGACAAGCGCCGGGAAGTCGCAGGTGCCGCGGAGGAGTTCGAGCGGGTCTTCGGCTACTTCGGCCTCGTCCCCGACGAGGGCGGCACCCGGCAGGGGGCGTGGGGCCCGTACCTGCAGTCGCAGCGGGAGGGCGTCTACCTCAGCTACGTGCGCGAACTCGTGCGCAACGGGCTGGCGTACCCGTGCTTCTGCTCGCCCGAGCAGCTCGCGCGGAACACGGATGAGCAGCAGCGGACGCGCTCGCCGATCGGCTACTACGGCAAGTGGGCGCACTGCCGCGGGCTGGAGACGGACCGGGTGCAGGAACGGGTCGCGGCGGGCGAGGAGTTCACCGTCCGCTTCCGCTGCCCCGTGGGGCTGCCCGGGCGGGTGCGCTTCCGCGACCGCGTCCGCGGTGCCCTGACGATGCTCGACAACGGCAACGACATCGTGATCCTCAAGTCGGCGGAGCAGGGCCGGCGGCTGCCCACCTACCACTTCGCGCACGTCGTCGACGACCACCTGATGCGCGTGACCCTGGTGATCCGCGGCGAGGAGTGGATCTCCTCCCTGCCGGTGCACCACCAGCTCCACCGTGCGCTCGGGTTCACCCCTCCGCAGTACGCCCACATCGCCCCGCTGATGAAGGTGGAGGGCTCCAGCAGGCGCAAGCTCAGCAAGCGCAAGGACCCCGAGTCCGCGGCCGCCTTCTACCTGACCACGGGGTATCCGGCCGCAGCGGTGCGGCACTACCTGCGCGGCCTGGCCAACAGCCGCCTGGCGGACCTGCCGGCCGACCGCGCCCGGACCGAACCCGTACGCCTGGAGGAGGCCGGGCTGGCCGGGCCGATGGTGGACCTGGGCAAGCTGCGCTCGGTCAGCCGCGACTACATCGCCTCGCTGCCCGCGGGCGACGCCCTCCGGGAGCTGTCGGCATGGGCCGAGGGGCACGACGCCGAGCTCGCCCGCGTGCTGCACGCCCGGCGGGACCTCGCGCTCCAGGCCCTGGAGATCGGCCGGAACGGCACGGGAACGCCGCGCAAGGACCTGGCGTGCTGGAGCGAGTTCCGCAGGGCCTACGGGTTCTTCTTCCCGGAGCTGCACACCCCGGTGCACTCGCTGGACGACCTCCGGCTGGGCCTGCCGGCCGGGCAGGTCGCCGGCCTCGTCACCGACCTCGCCGGCAGCTACCGCCACGCCGGGCCCGCGGAGGACTGGTTCGCACAGTGGCGCGACCTCGCACAGCGGCACGGCTTCGCGCCGGACGTGCGGACCTACAGGGCCGATCCGCAGGCCTTCCACGGCTCGGTGCGCGAGGTGATCAACGTCCTGCGCGTGTGCGTGACGGGCACGGGCCACAGCCCCGACCTCTTCCAGATCGCCCGCGCGCTGGGCGAGACGGAACTGCTGCGCCGCATCCGCCCGCTGGCGGCCGCGGCGGCCGCCGCCCGTGCCGCCGTGTAG
- a CDS encoding helix-turn-helix domain-containing protein yields the protein MTERGKTIVRYLVDRELRDDDRLRLTGPAHRTYWRRMSRLGVLLHGGSWHEGCGEILVVKAATRAELQRVLCEDPYVQEHLVLETRIRALEALVEAAEHARTDIRRAPREEPEAVPESPGGLGAHDLSAHEWRVARMMLAGLTNRQIAEHFAVSPRAVEQHITRIYRKLSISRRAQLAVAIQGELPRVGELAAIS from the coding sequence ATGACTGAGCGGGGGAAGACGATCGTGAGGTACTTGGTCGACAGGGAGCTCCGGGACGACGACCGCCTGCGGCTGACGGGGCCGGCGCACCGCACCTACTGGCGCAGGATGTCCCGCCTGGGCGTACTGCTGCACGGCGGCTCCTGGCACGAGGGCTGCGGCGAGATCCTCGTCGTCAAGGCCGCCACCCGGGCGGAGCTGCAACGGGTGTTGTGCGAGGACCCCTACGTCCAGGAGCATCTCGTCCTGGAGACGCGCATCAGAGCCCTGGAAGCCCTGGTCGAAGCCGCCGAACACGCGCGGACGGACATCCGCCGGGCGCCGCGGGAGGAGCCGGAGGCGGTCCCGGAGAGCCCGGGCGGCCTCGGCGCCCACGACCTCAGCGCCCATGAGTGGCGCGTCGCCCGCATGATGCTGGCGGGCCTGACGAACCGGCAGATCGCCGAGCACTTCGCCGTCTCGCCCCGGGCCGTGGAGCAGCACATCACCCGGATCTACCGGAAGCTGTCCATCAGCCGTCGCGCGCAGCTCGCCGTCGCCATCCAGGGCGAGCTGCCCCGGGTCGGCGAACTCGCCGCCATCAGCTGA